The sequence CACTGGGCAAAAGATTTGCCTCTCAGGCAAAAGCGCCGGCTCTGCTTCCGACCTGCTCCGACCTGCTCCGACCTGCTTTCGGCCTCCTGGCCGCCTCCCGTGCCCAACATCCGCACTCCCATGAGGTCCTGGGCGGATGTTGCCGTCCCCGGACCGGAATCACGGCCACCGGCCACTGTCTTTGCGTGATGACATCTTCACCACAAGTGAAGGAACCGTCCGGATAGCGGGCGTTCACCTCATACGTGCACGCGCGTCTTCAAACTCGTCTGGCTCACCGCACGTCTCAACCAATGAACAGGCAAGACCATGAGCCGGACCATCACCCCGCCGCCCCAGGGCTCCCCGCAGCCCGTACAGAACGGCGAGGCCGTACTGTCGCACGGCCTCAAGCAGCGCCATCTGTCGATGATCGCGCTCGGCGGTGTCATCGGCGCGGGGCTCTTCGTCGGCTCCGGGGTCGGCATCGCCGCGGCCGGACCGGCCATCGTCCTCCTCTTCGCGGGGACCGGCGCGCTGGTCATGCTGATCATGCGGATGCTCGGCGAGATGTCCGCGGCCCGGCCCTCCACCGGCTCGTTCTCGGTGCATGCCGAGGCGGAACTCGGCTCCTGGGCAGGGGCTACCTCGGGCTGGATGTACTGGCTGATGCTCTGCGCCGGCGTGGCCGCCGAGGCCACCGCGGCGGGCACGATCATGCACACCTGGGTGTCGTTCATCCCCGCCTGGGGCTGGGTGGCGATCTTCATGGTGTTCTTCTGCGCCAGCAACCTCACGGCGGTCAAGAACTTCGGCGAGTTCGAGTTCTGGTTCTCCGCCGTCAAGGTCACCGCGATCGTCGCCTTCCTGGTCCTGGGGGTGCTCGGCATTCTCGGGGTGTTCGGCAGTGCGCCCGGTACCAGCCATCTCACCGGCCACGGCGGCTTCTTCCCGACCGGTGCGGCCGGGCTCGCCGCCGGCCTGCTGACCACCATCTCCGGGTTCGCGGGTCTGGAGACCGTCACCATCGCGGCGGCGGAGTCCGATGACCCGAGCCGGAACGTGGCCCGTGCCGTCCGCACCGCCGTCTGGCGCATCGCCGTGTTCTACATCGGCTCGATGGCCGTGGTGGTCACCCTGGTGCCGTGGAACAACCCGAAGGTCGCCACGGACGGCCCGTACGTCACCGTGCTCGACCGGCTCGGTATCCCGGCGGCCGGCACGATCATGCAGATCGTGGTGCTGGTGGCGCTGCTCTCCGCGATGAACGCCAACATCTACGGCTCGTCGCGCATGGCGTACTCCCTCGTCCACCGGGGCCAGGGGCCGCGTTTCCTGGCCAAGGTCACCAGGGGTGTGCCGGCCGCGGCGGTGCTGGCGTCCTGTGTGTTCGGCTTCGTGGCCGTGATCGCCGGGATCGTCTGGCCGACCACGGTGTTCGCCTGGCTGCTGAATATCGCCGGCTGCTCGGTGCTGGTCGTCTGGTCCATCGTCGGCCTCACCCAGCTGAAGATGCGCCGCCGCCTGGAGCGCGAGGCACCCGAACTGCTCTCGGTGCGGATGTGGGCCTTCCCCTACCTGACCTGGCTGGCTTTGGCCGCCATCCTGGGTGTCTTCGCCGTCATGGCCGCCAGTGCGGACGGGCGCCAGCAGCTCGCCGGCACGGCCGTCGTGGCCGCTGCGCTGGCGGGTGCGGGCCACTTCAAGCAGCGCCACGACGACCGGCAGGCCGCCCTCGGCGCCTGAACCGGGCACCCGGCGGGGGAGTTCGGGGCGTCCCTTAGGGGCGCCTCGGAAGCCGGGGCGGGGAGTTCGGAGCGTCGCCGAGGGGGCCTCCGGGTCCTGATGGGGCACCCCGGAGGGTCCTCATGGGGCACCCCGGAGGGTCCCCATGGGGCACCCATGGGGCCCCGAGTAGGGTGCCTCGGGCCCGGGTGGGGCGGCACCTCGGGGCGGCCCCGGATGGGGCACTGTCGAGTCCTCAGGTCCTCCTGCCCTCCGGTCCTCCTCCGAGTAGCGGAGGCGCCCCGCGCCAGAGGTGGGACGTGGGCGCAGTATGGGGAGAATTGGGGCAGTTGGTGGGCCTGGTGTTGTGAACTCCCGGAAAACTTCCGCCCGTTGGCATTGACAGGATCATGTCTACGCGCGTCATTCTGGATGGCATGAGAATCCCCCCACGGATTACCAAGTTCGGCGCCGTCGGCGCCCTCGCTTCGGCCCTTCTCATCGGCGGGACCGCGGTCGCCGCCACACCTGCCGTCGCCACGACCCACCCGGCCACCTCGTACGCCGCCACGGCGCATGTCGCGTCCGTCCACGTCAAGGACGTCGGCAAGACCTGCTACTCGAAGCTGCCCTCGCAGGCCCACGACACCCTCGATCTGATCGCCAAGGGCGGGCCCTACCCGTATCCCAAGGACGGGACGGTCTTCGACAACCGGGAGGGCATCCTGCCGTCCCAGAGCTCGGACTACTACCACGAGTTCACCGTTGTCACTCCCGGCTCGCCCGACCGCGGTGCGCGACGCATCGTGGCCGGCGAGAAGAAGGACGAGGACTACTACACCGCCGACCACTACAAGACGTTCGACCTCGTCGATCGCGGCTGCTGACGGCCCGCGGCGGGTTGCTGTGCGGCCGGCTCGAGATGCCGTCGGGCTGAGCGGCTGCCCACACGAGGTGCCGCAGCGCAGCACGCCACAGCGGAGCTGACGAACAGCGAAGCAGCAGATCGCACGAAAAGCGAGACAGCGAAATAGCGACACAGCAGCACAGTGATACAGCGAAACAGTGGAAGAGCGAAGAGTGAGTGGCGGGCCCGGTCAGGGTCCGCCGCCTCCAACGC is a genomic window of Streptomyces sp. Edi2 containing:
- a CDS encoding ribonuclease domain-containing protein, encoding MRIPPRITKFGAVGALASALLIGGTAVAATPAVATTHPATSYAATAHVASVHVKDVGKTCYSKLPSQAHDTLDLIAKGGPYPYPKDGTVFDNREGILPSQSSDYYHEFTVVTPGSPDRGARRIVAGEKKDEDYYTADHYKTFDLVDRGC
- a CDS encoding amino acid permease; this translates as MSRTITPPPQGSPQPVQNGEAVLSHGLKQRHLSMIALGGVIGAGLFVGSGVGIAAAGPAIVLLFAGTGALVMLIMRMLGEMSAARPSTGSFSVHAEAELGSWAGATSGWMYWLMLCAGVAAEATAAGTIMHTWVSFIPAWGWVAIFMVFFCASNLTAVKNFGEFEFWFSAVKVTAIVAFLVLGVLGILGVFGSAPGTSHLTGHGGFFPTGAAGLAAGLLTTISGFAGLETVTIAAAESDDPSRNVARAVRTAVWRIAVFYIGSMAVVVTLVPWNNPKVATDGPYVTVLDRLGIPAAGTIMQIVVLVALLSAMNANIYGSSRMAYSLVHRGQGPRFLAKVTRGVPAAAVLASCVFGFVAVIAGIVWPTTVFAWLLNIAGCSVLVVWSIVGLTQLKMRRRLEREAPELLSVRMWAFPYLTWLALAAILGVFAVMAASADGRQQLAGTAVVAAALAGAGHFKQRHDDRQAALGA